The Streptomyces durmitorensis genome contains the following window.
CGGGTCCGCCGGCGTCGGCCGCCCCGTCACGGACATCCGGCCATGGACATCCGGCCACGGACACGAGGACTGCGAGGACCCGGACCGCATGGCGACCACGACCCCCCGTCTCCGTCCTCCGCCACCCGCCTCCGACGCGGGACTGCTGCGCGCGGCGACCCGCCACAGCGCGGCCCGCTGCACGGCCCTGGTGCTGTGCGCCGCCGGGGGCGCGGGAGGGAGCCTGCTCCTGCCGCTCGCGATCGGCCGCGCCCTGGACGCCGTCCTGACCGGCCACACCACCGGCCAAGGCGGGGGCGGCGCCACCCGCTGGATCCTCGCGTGCGCGGGGCTCATCGGCGCGATGGCCCTGCTCGACGCCCTCGACGGCGTCCTCACCGGAACCACCAACGCCCGCACCACGGCCTGGCTGCGCGGTCGTGTGGTGCGCCATGTGCTCGCCGTCGGCCCGCGCACCACCGCACGCTTCGCCCACGGCGACCTGGTGGCACGCCTCATCGACAACGCGGCACACGCGGGCATCGCGCCCGCCACCTTCGCCGCGCTCCTCTCCGCCCTGGCCGTGCCCGTCGGTGCCGTGGTGGCCCTCGCCCTGATCAACGGCTGGCTCGCCGTGGCGTTCATCGCCGGAGTCCCCGTACTCGTCCTGCTCCTGTGGGCGTTCACCCGTGCCACATCCGACTGCGTGGCGAGCTATCAGCGGGTCCAGGGAGACATCGCGGGCCGCCTGTCCGAGGCGATCGGAGGCGTCCGCACCATCGCGGCCGCGCACACCGAGGACAAGGAAGCGGCCCGCGTCCTCGCGCAGCTGCCCGAACTCTCCGGGCACGGCCACCGGATGTGGCGGGTCCAGGGCCGCTCCCAGGCCCAGGCCGTCACGGTCGCACCGCTCCTCCAGCTCGCGGTCGTCGCGGTGGCCGGACATCAGCTGCTCCAACACCACATCACCGTGGGGGACTTGCTGGCCGCCTCCCGGTACGCGGTGCTCGCCACCGGCATCGGCATGCTCGTCGGACAGCTGGGGGGCATCGCACGGGCGAGGACGGCGGCACACCGTCTCGGCGAGATCCTCGCGGAACCGGCGACCTCGTACGGGACACACGAACTGCCTGCGGGAGACGGCCTGTTGGAGCTGCGCGGCATCAAGGTGACCCGCGGCGGACGCACCGTGCTCGACGGCGTCGATCTGACGGTGCCCGCGGGTGGCACGCTCGCCGTGGTCGGGCGCTCCGGCGCGGGCAAGTCGCTCCTCGCGTCCGTCGCGGGCCGGCTCGCCGACCCCGACGAAGGGGACGTACGCCTCGACGGCGTGCCCTTGCGTTCACTCAGCCGCGAGGAGCTGCGCCGCGAGGTCGGCTACGCCTTCGAGCGGCCCGCGCTGCTGGGCACCACCCTGGAGGACACGATCGGCTTCGGAGCCCCGCGCCCGGCACCGCCCCGCATCCGCGAGGCGGCCCGCGCCGCTCATGCCGACCCCTTCATCACCCGCCTCCCCGACGGCTACGCCACGCCCTGCGGGCAGGCGCCGCTGTCCGGAGGCGAGGCCCAACGCCTCGGCCTTGCACGGGCGTTCGCGCGGGGAGGGCGGATCCTGATCCTGGACGACGCGATGTCCAGCCTGGACACGGTGACCGAACACCACATCGCCGAGGCCGTGCTCCACCACACCCCGCACCGCAGCCGCCTGATCATCGCCCATCGCGCGGCGACGGCGGCCCGCGCCGACGTGGTGGCGTGGCTGCACGACGGCCGGATCCGGGCGGTGGGCAGGCATGCGGAGCTGTGGGAGCGGCCGGAGTACCGGGAGGTGTTCGGCGCGTGAGGCGCGTGAGGCGCGTCAGGCGCGTGGCGCCGGTGAAGCGCGTGCAGCCGTCCCCGGCCCCGCAGGGCACCTACCACCGAGGCGTCCGCTTCCTGTGGCGCAGATGGCCGGTGGTGCTGCGGCTCGCGCTCTGGTCTGTCCTGGAGACCGGGCAGACCTTCCTCACCGGATACGCACTCGCGCGCGCCCTGGACGACGGATTCCTCGCCGGGCGCGAGGCGGTCGGCCTCGGATGGCTCGGCGCGGCAGGGCTCGGTGTGGTCGTGGCCGCGTACGGCACGGGCCGGGTGTACCGCGCCGTCGCCGATCTGGTGGAGCCGCTGCGGGACACCCTGGTGCGGCAGGTCGTCGGCCGGGGGCTGCGGGACGCGGACGGGGCCTCCGTGTCCCGGCTGACCCAGCAGGTGGAGATCGCCAGGGACACGTTCGCGGGCCTGGTCCTCGTCTCCCGTTCCTTCGTCTTCACGGCGGCGGGCGCGCTGATCGGTCTGTTCTCGCTGGCGCCGCTCCTGCTCCTGGTGGTCGCGCCGCCGCTCGTGGCCGGTGTCGCCCTGTTCGTGGTGAGCCTGCGCCCGCTGGCCCGGCGTCAGGAGAGGTTCCTCGTCGCCGACGAGGGCATCGCGGCCCAACTGGGCGCGGTCTCACCGGGGTTGCGGGACGTCGCGGCCGCGGGCGCGGAGCAGGACGTGGCCGAGGACCTGGACCGGGGTGTCGCAGCGGAGTACGCGGCGGCCGGATCCCTCGCCCGCTGGGGCGTCCTGCGCACGGCCGCCCTCGCGACCGGCGGCCAGCTGCCGCTCGTCCTGCTCTTGGTCACGGCCCCCTGGCTCCTGGACCGCGGAGTGACACCGGGCGCCCTGGTGGGGGCGATCGCCTACGTCACCCAGGCCCTGCTCCCGGCCCTGCACAACCTGATCCACGGCCTGGGCGCGAGCGGCTCCCGCCTGGCGATCGTCCTGCGCCGCGTGACGTGGACCCCGCCGACGGCCGGCGCCCCGGCAGCCGCCGCTCCCGATCCGGTCGCGGGTGGCGATGAGCGGCGCGCGGACCTCGCGCGGCGGGAAGACGCGCGGCCTGCTCGCGACGACTCGGTGAACGATGGCGGCGTTGCTCCCGGGGCCCAGCCGGCCCCTGATGGGCGCCCCGCACCCGCCCTTGAGCTCTCCTGCGTCACCTTCGCCTACGGCCCCCTCGCCGAGCCCGTCGTACGGGATCTGTCGCTCACCGTCCCCCGGGGCGGCCACCTGGCCGTGGTCGGACCCAGCGGGATCGGGAAGTCGACGCTCGCCGGGCTCGTGGCGGGGCTCTTCGAGCCCGGGGAGGGTGTCGTCCGCGTGGGCGGGCGGTCCGTGCGGGGGCACGAGGCCGTCGGGCGGCGGGTGTTGATCCCGCAGGAGGCCTACGTCTTCAGCGGGACCGTGCGGGAGAACCTGGAGTATCTGCGGGTGGACGCCGTCGGCGACGCGGAGTTGCTGGCCGCCGCGCTGGCCGTCGGGCTCAGCGGCGTGATCGAGCGGCTCGGTGGGCTCGACGCCACGGTCGACCCCGCCGCGCTCTCCGCGGGCGAGCGCCAGCTCATCGCGCTGACCCGCGCCTACGTCTCGTACGCGCCCCTCGCCCTGCTCGACGAGGCCACCTGCCACCTCGACCCGGTGGCGGAGGCCCGCGCCGAGCGGGCGTTCGCGGCGCGGCCCGGCGGCACCCTCGTGGTGATCGCCCACCGCATCAGCTCGGCCCGCCGCGCCGACCGGATCCTGGTGATGGACGGGACGTACACCCTGTGCGGCAGCCACGAGGAGCTCCTCAAGACCTCCCCGCTCTACCGTGAGCTCTCCGGCAACTGGGGCCCGGTGAACGAGACGACACCCAATGGGACATCACCCAACGGGGCGTCACACCCAGCCCTCCACGCGCGAGATGCGTATGGCGTCGATCCTGTTGCGGGCCCCGGTCTTGCGGGTGATGGCGGCCATGTAGTTGCGCACCGTCCCGTTGGTCAGATGCAGACGGTGCGCGATCTCGGCGACGGGCGCGCCGCCGGCGGCGAGTGAGAGCACCAGTAACTCCCGGTGGGTCAGCGGCATCTGAGCCGCCTTCAGGAACCCGAACCCCAGCGACTCGTCCACGAACCGCTGTCCGCCCGCCACCTGTCTGATGCCGGTGAGCAGCCGGTCCGGCGGGCTCGCCTTGTCCACATAGCCCAGGGCGCCCGCCTCCATGCAGCGCCGGAGCAGCCCTGGCCGGTTCCCGGAGACCAGGACGAGGAGCGGGCTGCCGAGCCCGCCGTTCACCGGGTGGGACTGCTCCCCGAACTCGGTGGACGGGTAGGTCGTGTCGCCGTCGGGATCGACCACGCAGACGTCGGGACGCACCGCGCCGATGCTGTCGCGGGCGCTGTGCCATGGTGCATGGAACACCTCCAGGTCCGGCTCGCGGGCGAGGCGTTCCGCCAGAGCCGACCGCAGCAGACAGGCGTCGTGCACGAGAAGTACCCGGATCACGTTTCGCTCCTCCAGGTCCCCGTATTCTTCGGGCCCCGTCGCTTCATTCAGCACGTAGACCATTCATACGGCGCCGACCGCGGATTCGGACGCGGAGAACTGGCCAAGCGGGACCAGGAGAGGCTCAGGGGCGCAATTGCCAGGCGGGTGTGCGCCCCCCGTGCACCGATTGAGGGGTTGCGAGCGGCGAGATCCCCGGCAATGCGCGACGGGACGTGAGTGACGTACGGCGAGCGGCGGGCCGCGAGCGACGGACGACGCGCTACGAGGCCTCGGGAGTCGTCAGGTCGATCAGGCGGCACACCATCTCGATGTCGATCTTGACCTGTGCGATCGAGGCCCGGCCCGAGAGCCAGGTGATCAGCGCGGAGTGCCAGGTGTGCTCGATGACCCGGACCGCGGAGAGCTGCTCGGGGGTCGGCGCGTCCTCCAGGCCCATCGCGTCCAGGATGATCGCCGTGGTCAGCCGCGAGACCGTGTCCACCTCGGGGCTCACGGAGCGGTCGGCGAAGGTCAGTGCCCTGACCATCGCGTCCGCCAGATGCGGCTCGCGCTGCAGGGCGCGGAAGGCCCGCATCAGCGTCTCGGCGCACCGCTCGGCCGGGGTCTCGCCCGCGGGCGGACGCTTACGGATCGTCGTGTGCATGTGCTGCAGCTGGTCCTGCATGGTGGCGACCAGGAGATGCACCTTGGAGGGGAAGTAGCGGTACAGCGTGCCGAGGGCGACGCTGGAGGACTCGGCGACCTCGCGCATCTGCACCGCGTCGAACCCGCCCCTGCTCGCGAGTTGGGCGCTCGCGTGCAGGATGCGGCGCCGGCGCGCCTCCTGCCGCTCGGTCAGGGGCGGCGACGCCGGATCAGCTGCTGCGACTTCCGCTGCCTTGGCTTCCGCTGTCATATGTCCCGTTGTTCCGTCGTGCGGGTCCGGTCATGTGGTGGGCCAGCATGGCAGGGCACCCGCCGTGGCGCGAATCACCTGATCCGGGCCTTACAGCGCGGCTACCTGCCGGTAGATTCAAAGCTCGTTCAGCGATCATTCAGCGATCAAGTCTGAAACTTGTTCTAGATTACCGTCCCGGCGTAACCTCGCGGACAACCGCAGGGAGAAGGGGGCCGAGAGTGACCGCTGAGGCCATGGAGGCGGGCCCCCGGACGGGGTCGGACGCCGATGGTGACCGTCCGTTGCGCATCGCTCTCCTCACGTACAAGGGAAACCCGTTCTGCGGGGGACAAGGCGTCTACGTACGTCACCTCTCACGCGAGCTGGCCCGCCTGGGCCACAGCGTCGAAGTGATCGGCGCACAGCCCTACCCCGTCCTGGATGAGGGTCTCGAAGGCCTCAAGCTCACCGAGCTCCCGAGCCTCGACCTCTACCGCTCGCCCGACCCCTTCCGCACACCCGGGCGCGACGAGTACCGCGACTGGGTCGACGCGCTCGAAGTGGCGACGATGTGGACCGGCGGCTTCCCCGAGCCCGCGACGTTCAGCCTGCGTGCCCGGCGTCATCTGCGTTCCAGGCGGGGCGAGTTCGACGTCGTGCACGACAACCAGACCCTCGGCTACGGCCTGTTGGGCGACCTCGGTGCCCCGCTCGTCTCGACGATTCACCACCCCATCACCGTGGACCGCCGCCTCGACCTGGAGGCGGCACCCAACTGGCGCCGCCGCATGTCCGTGCGCCGCTGGTACGCGTTCACCCGCATGCAGAAGCGCGTGGCCCGCCGCCTGCCCTCCGTGCTCACCGTCTCCGGCACCTCGCGCCAGGAGATCATCGACCACCTCGGCGTACGCGACGACCGCATCAACGTCGTGCACATCGGCGCCGACACCGACCTCTTCTCGCCGGACCCGGCGGTCCCCGAGGTACCGGGCAGGATCGTCACGACGTCCAGCGCCGACGTCCCGCTCAAGGGCCTCGTCCACCTCGTCGAGGCGCTTGCCAAGGTCCGCGCCGAGAACCCCGCCGCCCACCTCGTCGTCGTCGGCAAGCGCGCCGAGGACGGCCCTGTGGCGCAGGCGATCGAGAAGTACGGCCTCGAAGGCGCCATCGAGTTCGTCAAGGGCATCACCGACGAAGAGCTCGTGGACCTCGTCCGCTCGGCCGAGGTCGCCTGCGTCCCTTCTCTCTACGAGGGCTTCTCGCTCCCCGCGGCCGAGGCGATGGCGACGGGTACGCCGCTGCTCGCGACGACCGGCGGCGCGATCCCGGAGGTCGCGGGCCCGGACGGCGAGACCTGCCTCGCCGTGCCGCCTGCCGACCCCGGCGCGCTCGCCGCGGGCCTGAGCCGGCTGCTCGGCGACCGCGAGCTGCGGGTCCGCCTCGGCGCGGCCGGACGCGAGCGCGTTCTCGCCAAGTTCACCTGGGCCCGCGCCGCCCAGGGCACCGCAGAGCTGTACCGCGCGGCGATCGCCGGAAAAAACGCGGCCCCGCAATCCGGCCGCCCCCCGGCCACCACCCCGACGTACTCCGGGAGCCATCGCTGATGCTGACCGTCGACTTCACCCGCTTCCCGCTCGCCGCGGGCGACCGCGTCCTCGACCTGGGCTGCGGCGCGGGCCGGCACGCCTTCGAGTGTTACCGGCGGGGGGCCCAGGTGGTGGCCCTCGACCAGAACGCCGAGGAGATCCGCGAGGTCGCCAAGTGGTTCGCCGCGATGAAGGAGGCGGGCGAGGCACCGGCGGGCGCGACCGCCACCGCGATGGAGGGCGACGCGCTCAACCTCCCCTTCCCGGACGCCTCGTTCGACGTCGTGATCATCTCCGAGGTGATGGAGCACATCCCGGACGACAAGGGGGTGCTCGCCGAGATGGTCCGCGTCCTGAAGCCGGGCGGCCGCATCGCGGTGACCGTCCCGCGCTACGGCCCGGAGAAGATCTGCTGGGCCCTGTCGGACGCCTACCACGAGGTGGAGGGCGGCCACATCCGCATCTACAAGGCGGACGAACTGCTCGGCAGGATGCGGGAAGCGGGCCTGAAGCCGTACGGCACGCACCACGCGCACGCCCTGCACGCGCCGTACTGGTGGCTCAAGTGCGTGTTCGGCGTGGACAACGACAAGGCGCTGCCGGTCAGGGCGTACCACAAGCTCCTGGTCTGGGACATCATGAAGAAGCCGCTGGCGACGAAGGTGGCGGAACAGCTGCTCAACCCGGTCGTGGGCAAGAGTTTCGTGGCGTACGCGACGAAGCCGCACCTGCCGAAGACCGACGCGAAGACCGAAGCGTGACGAGCCCGGAGCGGACGGAACACCTGGTCCTGCCAGGCGTCCTGACGGCGGATCAGGCCACGCGAACGGTCCGCGGGATTCTGGCGGTCCAGCGCGAGGACGGCGCGATCCCGTGGTTCCGCGGCCACCATCTCGACCCCTGGGACCACACCGAGGCCGCCATGGCCCTGGACGCGGCGGGCGAGCACGCGGCGGCGGCCCGCGCCTACGACTGGCTTGCGCGGCACCAGAACCCGGACGGATCCTGGTACGCGGCGTACGCCGACGGGGATCCGCACGACGTGGCGGACCGGGGCCGCGAGACGAACTTCTGCGCGTACATCGCCGTGGGCGTCTGGCACCACTACCTCTCGACCGGCGACGACACCTTCCTGGACCGGCTGTGGCCGACGGTGGTGGCCGCGGTGGAGTTCGTCCTCGAACTCCAGCAGCCGGGCGGTCAGATCGGCTGGAAGCGGGAGCCTGACGGGGCGCCGGTCGACGAGGCACTCCTGACGGGCAGTTCATCGATCCACCAGGCGCTGCGCTGCGCCCTGGCGATCGCCGAGCAGCGCGAGGAGCCGCAGCCGGACTGGGAGCTGTCGACGGGCGCGCTGGCCCATGCGATACGCAGCCATCCCGAGCGCTTCCTGGACAAGGACCGCTACTCGATGGACTGGTACTACCCGGTCCTGGGCGGCGCGCTGACGGGCGCGGAGGCCAAGTCCCGCATGGAGGACGGCTGGGACCGCTTCGTGGTGCCGGACCTCGGCGTGCGCTGCGTCATCCCCAACAACTGGGTGACGGGCGGCGAGAGCGCCGAACTCGCCCTGGCCCTCTGGGTGTTGGGTGAATCGGACCGTGCCCTGGAGATCCTCCAGTCGATCCAGCACCTGCGCGACCCGGAGTCAGGCCTCTACTGGACGGGCTACGTCTTCGACGACAAGGCGATCTGGCCCGAGGAACTGACGACGTGGACGGCGGGCTCGCTGCTGCTCGCGGTGGCGGCACTCGGCGGCGACGAGGCCACCTGCGCGGTGTTCTCGGGAGAACGCCTGCCGGTGGGCCTCGCGCCGGAGTGCTGCGGGACGGCTCAGTAGCGGCGGAGCCGTCCTGCGATGGCGTGGCCTGCGAAGACGTAGACGATGGCCGCCAGGCCGTAGCCGCAGACGACTCGGGCCCATGCCTCATCGAAGGTGAACAGATCGTGTGACCAGCCGGCTAGCCAGCGGGCCACGTCGTGGACGAACTGGACGAGGTCGTTGGCGCGGTTCGCGTCCAACAGGTACATCAGGATCCACAGGGCGAGGATGATGGCCATCACATCCGCGATGATGACTATGACCCTCGCTGCGGTGCTGCCATGTGCGCTTCTGGTCGCCATGGGGTCCGTATACCAGGCTGCGCTTGGCTGAAACCCGTACGGACTCGCCCAGGTGGCGGGTCCCGCCGGGCGGGGTGAGGCTGCCGGGAGAGCTGTCCACTTCTGGAGGTCCCCGTGTTGCTCTCCGCCGCGGCCGTACGCCGGTCCCTCGTCGCCCCTGTGCTGTGCGGGGCCCTGCTCGCGGGGACGACAGGGTGCGGCGGTGACGACGCCGACGCGGCGTCCGCTCCGTCGGCCTCCAGCTCCGCGGAGAAGCAGAAGTTCGCCAAGACGCGGTTCGTGGCGAACGCGGGGATCGCCGCCGGGGCGACCTACCAGTGGATCGTGAAGCCCTTCCGGGCGGGGAAGTTCAAGAAGGGCGCCGACGGGCGGAAGTTCGCCCTGATCAAGGCCGGGCTCGCGGGGACGCTCGCCTACAACCGCCTGAAGGCGGCGACGAAGAACGCTCAGGGCGACCCGACGCTGGCCAAGGCGGTGGCTCCGCTGACCGCCGGGATCGACGCGTTGAAGGGCCTCCCCTCGAAGCTTCGCAAGGGGGACTCGACGGACTCGGTCGTGAACTCCTTCGACGACGTCATCAACTCGGTCAAGGACGCGGGCAACAGCGCGGGGGCAGAGGTCAAGGACAAGGTGCCGTCGGCGGGGGAGCTGGCAAAGGGCTGAGCCTGGCTCCGGAGCCTCGGGCACCGTCAAATCACCGGCTCCGCCGAGTTCGTCCTCAAGCGCCGGACGGGCTGGAAATCTGCCCGCGAGCGGAGCGCGCCAATAGGCGCAGTGGGGAAAGCCCCGCAGGGACCGCCCTCCCTACCCGTTCAGCTCCGCCAGCACCCGCAGCGTCTGCGCGTCCGGGGCAAGGACCAGCAGATCGGTGACCGGACCCTTCCGCCACAACTCCAGCCGCTCCGCGATCCGTGCCCGAGGGCCCACCAGCGAGATCTCATCCGCGAACTGATCCGGCACCGCCAGGACCGCCTCCTCCCGGCGCCCCGCCAGAAACAGCTCCTGAATCCGCCGCGCCTCCTCCTCGAACCCCATCCGCGCCATCAGATCCGCATGAAAGTTTCGCGCGGAGTGCCCCATTCCGCCGATATAGAACCCCAGCATCGCCTTGACCGGAAGCAAGCCCTCCGCCACGTCGTCGCAGACCTTCGCCCGCGCCATGGGCGCGACCATGAATCCCTCCCGCGCATCCGCGAGCGACGCCTTGTACACATCGGCCCGCATCGGCGACCAGTACAGCGGCAGCCACCCGTCCGCGATCCGCGCCGTCTGCGCGATGTTCTTCGGCCCCTCCGCGCCGAGAAGCACCGGCAGATCCGCCCGCAGCGGATGCGTGATCGGCTTCAGGGGCTTGCCCAGACCGCTCCCGTCATCGCCCCGGTAAGGGTGCGAGTGGAAGCGGCCCTCCAGGGCCACCGGCCCCTCCCGCCGCAGGACTTGGCGGATGACATCCACGTACTCCCGCGTGGCGGTCAGTGGCGACTTGGGGAACGCCCGCCCGTACCACCCCTCCACCACCTGCGGCCCGGACAGCCCGAGCCCGAGCATCATCCGCCCGCCGGACAGGTGGTCCAGGGTCAGCGCGTGCATCGCGGTCGTCACCGGCGAGCGCGCCGCCATCTGCACGACCGCCGTACCCAGCTTGATCCGCGAGGTCTGCGCCGCGATCCAGGTCAGCGGGGTGAAGGCGTCCGAGCCCCATGCCTCCGCCGTCCACACGGAGTCGTAGCCGAGCCGCTCGGCCTCCTGGGCGAGCTCCACGTGCCCGGGGTCGGGGCCGCGCCCCCAGTAACCGAGTGCGAGTCCCAGGCGCATGCGCAACCCCTCGATCCGTTCTGACGCCCCGTCAGTTCAGTGCAGGGTGGCGACTGTACGACAACGGCCCCCCGCCCGGAAGGGCGAGGGGCCGCGAGGTGCGTCATGCGTCGGAGATCAGCCGCGCTGGATCCCCGTGGTGTCCTGCAGCACGCCACGACGGCCGTCCTGCGTCTGGGCCACCAGGCCGGGACCGCGCTGCTCGACGGCCAAGTACCAGGTGCCGGGCGCCAGTTCGGCGATCGGCGTGGGCGAGCCGTCCTCCGCGTACAGCGGACGCGGCACCGGCACGGCGAACCAGAACGGCGAGAAGTCACCGGTGGCCTGCGCCTGCCCGGGAGGCGGCGTCTGCTGCCCCGGCTGCGGCTGACCCGGCTGGGCGCCGTAGGGCTGACCCTGCTGCGGCTGACCGGGCTGGGCGCCGTAGGGCTGACCCTGCTGCGGCTGGCCCTGGGCACCGGGGTACCCGTAACCACCCTGCGGCTGGCCGCCGTAGGGCTGGGGGGTGACGGGGCGCGGGGCGCCCATGAGCGGCGCCTTCAGGGCCGGCACCAGCGCGGTCGCGACCGCGGCGGCGGCCAGGACCAGGGCTGCGATCAGGCCGAGGATGAGGCCGATACCGGCCTCGGGGCCGCTGGAGCCGCCGCCCAGGCTGCTGTCGAAGAAGAAGCCGTAGGACTGGTCGGCGTCGAAGATCGCACCGAGCGAGCTCCAAGCGGCGGCGATGGTGAAGGCGACACCGAGCTGGCCGAGGTCAAGGCCCGCGACCTTGCGCGGCTGCGGGAGCGCACGGCCCACGACGATGAGCGCGGCACCGATGATCCCGAGCAGGTACACGCTCAGCAGCAGGTTGCCGTTCTCCCAGGCGTTGGGAAGCTTGTCGCTGTCGCCGCCGTCGGCGTCAAGGGTGTCGAGGAACGATGCGATGAAGAGCAACACCGCTGCCCCGATCACCACGCCGTCGCCTCGAGTGAGAGAGCGGATATTCACTTCAGGTCCTTCGTAAGTCGTCTCGTCGGTGGAGGCGTCGCTCGCCCCAGGTCGCGGCGCGGAGCGCGGGGATGGCCCCCCATCGTACGGAGGACATTATCGTTCACACGGGTGGGGTGTCTGCTCGGCATAAAGACGTACCGACCCGTTATCCCCGGCCGACCAACCCGTTATCCGCGCAGAAAGCTCACGATTCCGTCGGAGATGCCCTGCGCGGCCTTCTGCCGCCAGGCGCCGCTGGTGACCAACGC
Protein-coding sequences here:
- a CDS encoding response regulator transcription factor: MIRVLLVHDACLLRSALAERLAREPDLEVFHAPWHSARDSIGAVRPDVCVVDPDGDTTYPSTEFGEQSHPVNGGLGSPLLVLVSGNRPGLLRRCMEAGALGYVDKASPPDRLLTGIRQVAGGQRFVDESLGFGFLKAAQMPLTHRELLVLSLAAGGAPVAEIAHRLHLTNGTVRNYMAAITRKTGARNRIDAIRISRVEGWV
- a CDS encoding TetR family transcriptional regulator: MTAEAKAAEVAAADPASPPLTERQEARRRRILHASAQLASRGGFDAVQMREVAESSSVALGTLYRYFPSKVHLLVATMQDQLQHMHTTIRKRPPAGETPAERCAETLMRAFRALQREPHLADAMVRALTFADRSVSPEVDTVSRLTTAIILDAMGLEDAPTPEQLSAVRVIEHTWHSALITWLSGRASIAQVKIDIEMVCRLIDLTTPEAS
- a CDS encoding ABC transporter ATP-binding protein; the encoded protein is MATTTPRLRPPPPASDAGLLRAATRHSAARCTALVLCAAGGAGGSLLLPLAIGRALDAVLTGHTTGQGGGGATRWILACAGLIGAMALLDALDGVLTGTTNARTTAWLRGRVVRHVLAVGPRTTARFAHGDLVARLIDNAAHAGIAPATFAALLSALAVPVGAVVALALINGWLAVAFIAGVPVLVLLLWAFTRATSDCVASYQRVQGDIAGRLSEAIGGVRTIAAAHTEDKEAARVLAQLPELSGHGHRMWRVQGRSQAQAVTVAPLLQLAVVAVAGHQLLQHHITVGDLLAASRYAVLATGIGMLVGQLGGIARARTAAHRLGEILAEPATSYGTHELPAGDGLLELRGIKVTRGGRTVLDGVDLTVPAGGTLAVVGRSGAGKSLLASVAGRLADPDEGDVRLDGVPLRSLSREELRREVGYAFERPALLGTTLEDTIGFGAPRPAPPRIREAARAAHADPFITRLPDGYATPCGQAPLSGGEAQRLGLARAFARGGRILILDDAMSSLDTVTEHHIAEAVLHHTPHRSRLIIAHRAATAARADVVAWLHDGRIRAVGRHAELWERPEYREVFGA
- a CDS encoding class I SAM-dependent methyltransferase; translated protein: MLTVDFTRFPLAAGDRVLDLGCGAGRHAFECYRRGAQVVALDQNAEEIREVAKWFAAMKEAGEAPAGATATAMEGDALNLPFPDASFDVVIISEVMEHIPDDKGVLAEMVRVLKPGGRIAVTVPRYGPEKICWALSDAYHEVEGGHIRIYKADELLGRMREAGLKPYGTHHAHALHAPYWWLKCVFGVDNDKALPVRAYHKLLVWDIMKKPLATKVAEQLLNPVVGKSFVAYATKPHLPKTDAKTEA
- a CDS encoding glycosyltransferase family 4 protein, whose amino-acid sequence is MTAEAMEAGPRTGSDADGDRPLRIALLTYKGNPFCGGQGVYVRHLSRELARLGHSVEVIGAQPYPVLDEGLEGLKLTELPSLDLYRSPDPFRTPGRDEYRDWVDALEVATMWTGGFPEPATFSLRARRHLRSRRGEFDVVHDNQTLGYGLLGDLGAPLVSTIHHPITVDRRLDLEAAPNWRRRMSVRRWYAFTRMQKRVARRLPSVLTVSGTSRQEIIDHLGVRDDRINVVHIGADTDLFSPDPAVPEVPGRIVTTSSADVPLKGLVHLVEALAKVRAENPAAHLVVVGKRAEDGPVAQAIEKYGLEGAIEFVKGITDEELVDLVRSAEVACVPSLYEGFSLPAAEAMATGTPLLATTGGAIPEVAGPDGETCLAVPPADPGALAAGLSRLLGDRELRVRLGAAGRERVLAKFTWARAAQGTAELYRAAIAGKNAAPQSGRPPATTPTYSGSHR
- a CDS encoding prenyltransferase/squalene oxidase repeat-containing protein, whose product is MTSPERTEHLVLPGVLTADQATRTVRGILAVQREDGAIPWFRGHHLDPWDHTEAAMALDAAGEHAAAARAYDWLARHQNPDGSWYAAYADGDPHDVADRGRETNFCAYIAVGVWHHYLSTGDDTFLDRLWPTVVAAVEFVLELQQPGGQIGWKREPDGAPVDEALLTGSSSIHQALRCALAIAEQREEPQPDWELSTGALAHAIRSHPERFLDKDRYSMDWYYPVLGGALTGAEAKSRMEDGWDRFVVPDLGVRCVIPNNWVTGGESAELALALWVLGESDRALEILQSIQHLRDPESGLYWTGYVFDDKAIWPEELTTWTAGSLLLAVAALGGDEATCAVFSGERLPVGLAPECCGTAQ
- a CDS encoding LLM class F420-dependent oxidoreductase, with the protein product MRLGLALGYWGRGPDPGHVELAQEAERLGYDSVWTAEAWGSDAFTPLTWIAAQTSRIKLGTAVVQMAARSPVTTAMHALTLDHLSGGRMMLGLGLSGPQVVEGWYGRAFPKSPLTATREYVDVIRQVLRREGPVALEGRFHSHPYRGDDGSGLGKPLKPITHPLRADLPVLLGAEGPKNIAQTARIADGWLPLYWSPMRADVYKASLADAREGFMVAPMARAKVCDDVAEGLLPVKAMLGFYIGGMGHSARNFHADLMARMGFEEEARRIQELFLAGRREEAVLAVPDQFADEISLVGPRARIAERLELWRKGPVTDLLVLAPDAQTLRVLAELNG